In Vespula vulgaris chromosome 19, iyVesVulg1.1, whole genome shotgun sequence, a single genomic region encodes these proteins:
- the LOC127070784 gene encoding uncharacterized protein LOC127070784 — protein sequence MVVSSDRLPRREFHGKSLKTRMKCDETKNEVSLEVEYHCIKADASPRCRTFQTPLFYRPSNVASSFSAPLSPSHPSTTLSLLLPPRGAPFHALPPLLSSIFFPPTSPSRVFSLSLSLSLSLPLSLSLPYFSLYPDFGFRDVRLLSLFLFLSCCFPLFLSLSLSLCLSLSLSLSLSLSDSLSLFPSLPSSLSLSLSLSISLSISIYPSFQLYLHLLPPLLYSCFTFLGQMPWLGATSPLSFPLSSFFILFCSLFLSLSLFSLFFFLLQLLDKCSPTTKGQPSRPRSLLNCIRISSIYLNVSQKTLSDLF from the coding sequence ATGGTAGTATCAAGCGATCGACTTCCTCGCCGTGAATTTCATGGTAAATCGTTGAAAACGAGGATGAAATGtgacgaaacgaaaaatgaaGTTTCGTTGGAAGTTGAGTATCACTGTATTAAAGCAGACGCCTCGCCACGTTGCCGTACTTTCCAGACCCCACTCTTCTATCGACCGAGCAACGTTGCCAGCTCCTTTTCCGCGCCTTTATCACCCTCTCACCCCTctaccaccctctctcttctcctcccccCTCGCGGCGCCCCTTTCCATGCGCTCCCTCCGCTACtctcttccatctttttccCTCCAACCTCACCCTCTCgagtcttctctctttctctctctctctctctctctctccccctctctcttagTCTcccatatttctctctttatcctgaCTTTGGCTTCCGAGACGTCagactactctctctctttctctttctctcttgttgttttcctctcttcctttctctatctctatctctatgtctatctctttctctctctctctctctctctctctctgattctctctcgttgtttccctctcttccttcgtctctctctctctctctctctctctctatctctctgtctatctctatctatccttctttccAGTTGTATCTTCACCTCCTTCCACCTCTCTTATACAGCTGTTTCACCTTCCTAGGGCAGATGCCATGGCTAGGTGCAACGTCACCTTTATCGTTTCccctttcttcgtttttcatcttattttgctccctctttctatctctctctctcttttctctctttttctttcttttgcaattGCTCGATAAATGCAGTCCAACCACGAAGGGCCAACCAAGTCGACCTCGATCCCTCCTAAACTGCATTCGTATTTCATCGATCTATTTAAAT